One Diadema setosum chromosome 8, eeDiaSeto1, whole genome shotgun sequence genomic window carries:
- the LOC140232031 gene encoding UPF0193 protein EVG1-like, with product MSAKQQKTSAGMWDTRTPAYSKETQDLLKVMMKESKLNNFQMRQLQKTVSAGGSLPTSCNPTTSARPAQPVQPVQPSARTNPRALRGTLRTKEDIEESGAYEREQYRGGGVTKSLEKEKQRLQNMMAYGEDLPPITDQRKQELLRTPSPEPVRDRFSELEAEIEERREFLEDMKKLGKEKHYKTIISTEISQKIREMEVIDKQRTQQLKRAIEESERREAHSSSDAGGS from the exons ATGTCGGCGAAACAACAGAAGACATCGGCGGGTATGTGGGATACGAGAACTCCTGCATATTCCAAGGAGACACAGGATCTACTGAAAG TTATGATGAAGGAGTCGAAACTCAACAACTTTCAGATGCGGCAGCTACAGAAGACAGTTAGTG CGGGCGGGAGTTTGCCAACATCTTGCAATCCAACAACCAGCGCAAGGCCAGCCCAGCCTGTCCAACCAGTGCAGCCTAGTGCCCGGACCAACCCACGTGCCCTCAGGGGCACGCTGCGGACAAAGGAGGACATTGAAGAGTCTGGAGCGTATGAGAGGGAACAATATCGAGGAGGAGGAGTTACAA AATCTCTGGAGAAGGAGAAGCAGAGACTACAGAACATGATGGCATACGGTGAGGACCTCCCACCCATCACAGACCAGAGGAAGCAGGAGCTCCTGAGGACACCATCTCCAGAACCTGTCAGGGATCGCTTCTCAGAGT TGGAAGCAGAGATCGAAGAGAGGCGAGAGTTTTTGGAAGACATGAAGAAACTTGGAAAGGAGAAGCACTACAAGACTATCATCAGTACAGAGATCTCACAG AAAATCCGGGAGATGGAGGTTATAGACAAACAGAGGACGCAGCAGCTGAAAAGAGCCATCGAAGAGAGTGAGCGCCGAGAAGCTCACAGTTCATCAGACGCTGGCGGAAGTTGA